DNA sequence from the Nicotiana tomentosiformis chromosome 3, ASM39032v3, whole genome shotgun sequence genome:
ATTCTGATGAGGCACGTACTTTCCGAACCGTAGCACATGAATTATACTATAATTATCAATTTGCAAGGCATCTCAATGCAATATTAATGACAATAGAAATTAATATCAAAATTAATTTTGCACTTTGTAATTTTTCACTTTCGTAATGTGAgggaaatattttaaaaaaaaaaagatacctTGCATTTTGGAGTAGATTAGAAATCCATTAAGTATACTCTTGAATAATTTTGGTTCTCTAAATTATTCGAAAATTAACATTTTTGGTCCTCCTCAAACACTTAGCAGATTTAGGCTCTTAAGTTTAATAGAAAatgtgattttaaaaaaaataaaaaacagcaTGAAAGTCCCGTAAATCTCATAAGTCTAAACACCAAAAATTGTActgaatacaaaaataaaataaaaaagtagaaactgcATCCTTAAAAGCTGCACTAGTGGCACCCTCACAAAGGTGCcgcaatgtctttcttcataccaTTCCACCAATATTATTCTTTGATGGTTTGCTACAATCCTTGTCGATACTAGAGTGAAAATGAAAAAGGATAACTATGGACTTTGTTTCTGGACTTCCGTGCACTTAAAGAAATCATGATGTAATTTGGGTTATAGTTGATAAGCTAAGCAAGAGTGCTCGTTTATTGGTAATCATAATGGAGTACTCACTTGAACACTTAGCAGAATTATGCATCAACGAGATTGTGAGGCTGCATGGGGTTCATGTTTCTATTATTTATGATCGAGAACAGAGGTTTACATCCAAATTATGGGCAAGCTTGCAAGAAGCTTTGTGTACGTACTAGATTGAATTTTCATACTTCTTTCCACCCTTACACATACGGCGAGTCTGGGAGGATAATGCAAATCTTGAAAATATATGCTTCGAGCGTGTATTATTGAGTTTGAAGGTAGTTGGGATAAACACTTAGCCTTGATAGAATTTGCCAACAATAATAGCTGCTAATCAAGTATATGCATGTCTccttatgaagctttatatgggaggaaaTGGAACTCTTCTATGTTGGAGTGAAGTTGGTTAAAGAAAATTGGTTGGTCGTGAGATTGTGCAACAAACTGAAGATAAAGTGAAAAATGTTCATGTTGAAGGACCGCTATAGACTTTCAGATAGAATCATTCAAACCATATTCGAATCGCCTGCACTTATCTTTTTCATCATCGATAATACCTCCAGCACAACGAGAAAACCTGAGAAACTTTTGTTGATATTCAACAATAGATGTACCCTTTAGCTTTAAATCCAGAAACTCATTTTTCTTTATGTCACGATAAGCAAGTGAGACATACTCAATGGAATTATTTGACAAAATCATCCCAAGTAAGCACCAGAGGTTTTGCTTTGGCATGGTACAATTGCCCATCCATTTGTAACAGTGAGATTGCATACTTAAATTTGGCAGCTTTTGAACACTCAAATTACTCAAATACTCTCTCTATGCCTCTAAGTCATTGTTCAGCATCAGTAGCATCAACAGTGCCTTCAAACTCAACTCCACccattttttctcattttctcaAAGTTCACTTCATTAGGATTAGACATTGTTTCGGCCAAGTGATAAAATAAATTAGCCACTTGTTAAAAATAAGGGTTTGTAGGAGGAGTACTATGAATTATATGAGGATGTGAACCAACTCTTGCACCCTGATTATTTCTCTCTTCGGATCCACTAGTACGAGAAAAATTAAGATCATGAAAATATTCTCACACACCTTTATGTAAGTGAGGTTGGGCATAAGAGTTATTAGAACCCTTACGAGTGGATTTCATATGTCTATTAGAATAAGAAGTCACAGCTTGATTCCCACATAAAGGAGATCACATTGCATTATGGACATTTACATGATGCATGTAGGCAATACACGAAATGAAGCATGTTAACAAGAAACAAGTGCACTAACAAGACACAACAATAGTCCTAGAATCAcaaacctaaagctctgataccaaaacaTATAGCAATCTCTTTGGGAGGGTGCTACTTACGAAACAAAGCTAATTTACTACTTAAAATACTAAGAagatattaatctaaaaagatattCATAATAATTTAGTAGCTTACCACAATAGAAAGGTACAACTTGTGATTTAACAAGAACAATACTTGATGGTTGACTTAGTTGAAGAACCCGGAGTGTTTTGGTATAATCTCTCTAAAGATAAGAAGGAGAGAGGATTGGGGTTTCATTGTCATAAAAGAATGAAATGAGAGGTGCTTGTCGAAAGTAGTATTACAAAATAGATATATATTACTTAGATAAGGATAAAAAGGTTGGCTGCCCCAAAATACTTATTTCCTATTTTATTTCTTACTAATTTAACAAAATGATAAGAAGGGTGTTCTACATAACAAAAATATGTCACCTCCTTATAAATATGACCACAATATTGTATGGACCCAAAAATATCTTTGATATGGGTAAGCCACGTCAGCATTACTATAGCCATCGTCGACCAGCACGTGTTATCAGTAAGGTCCCCACAAAGATTGGCCTCGAGGCGAAGTAGCTTCAAAGCAATGAAGGATGCGGTCGAAGAGTCAGCAAAGATCAAGGTCGCGAAGTCACCGAGGATCAAGGTGGAGGTCGAGGTTGAGCATATTTGGCAGAGTTAGAACGTCTAGTACTAAGATAAGACATAAAGGAGAAttttctagtggatattctctgcatatatactattagggttttctaggaacatgtttcatataaatagaaaaagatacAATGATAGAGGACAGAAATTCATTTGTAAGAAAACACATTGACTTTTTAAAGAGAATCTTGTCCTATTGCAGgctcacaaaaataatatttttactaagaTTCATGTCTAGCATTTTCCACATGATCTAAGAACAACCTAAGTAATTAAAGGTTCATCAATTATTCATCATTGTCATAAAGAATATCCACTGATCTCATCCATTTTCGGGTGACTCACACGTTTTATTTACTTAGAcgtcatttattgctatttattactATTTAATGTCATACTTCACCTTTTTGGATCAttgaatattgttattattgcttATACTCACTGCCATCCAGACAAATATACTAGTTATTTGCTACGGTCCCAACAACTTTATATTTAggatattatttttaactaagATTAACTCTCATTCATTTAAATGTAATTGGTTGAACCAAGATCGatatttttggtcaaacagtttggcgccGTCTGTGAGGATTTCTTAATTTTCTTTAGATCTACAACGTAAATCACTAACCTCACAAACCCcaagatttttctctttttttgcacGTACAAAATCCTATatggcaggtaaccaaggagAGAGGACAAAAGTAACAAGTGATTTCCATAACAACCTCATGAATGATATCAACGAGAGTTGTGAAATGCTAGGCGAGGACGTGATACCAACTGGCTCCCCTAGGCGCTAGAGGTCGACTCCTCCCCATTACAATATAACAAAACCCGATGGAAAGGGGGCTTCCACGTCCGCAGAAGAAGGGACGCCACCGGCCGTGAAAAAGCTCCTCGAAGCATGGATGATTGATACGCTAGCGAGCGTGCTCAACAAGCCTGCTATATGCACGACTACATAAATCGCAAGAGCTTGCACAGTACAATGAGCAGACGAACAAAGTAACCGACCACACCCTTCAACATCAGGTATAGCTCACAATGTTACTAATAATGTAGGTGATAGCGCCCTCGTCGTTGTTCTAAAGAGGATGGtggaaatggagaatgaaaacaaAGAACGAACACCAAGAATGAGTCGACAAAATACCGGGCGCTCCTATGCTATTGCCAAAGAGGGACGCCGGCAGGTTCGTAGAGCAGTCGTACAACGAAGAAGCAGCCCCGCATGCCAtaccaaaaaccttcaaaatgccacccTACCTCAGGATATACGATGGAAAACCGGATCCCGAAGATCTTGTGACTCATTAGGTCACCTCcgtgaaaggcaacgacctcACCAAGGAACAAGTGTCCTATATTTTGCTAAGAAGTTTGGCGGAACCCTTACTGGAGGGGCATTAACACAGTACTCACAGCTACCAGTCCGCTCCATAGAAACTTTTGAGAAAATGGCTGATAAGTTCGTATCGACATATGCCGGAGCCAAGAAAGTTGAAAcaagagtaaacgacatattcGCCATCAAGCAGTCCTTGGGAAAGGGACTGAGGGACTTCCTCACCCAATCCAATACGATAAAGATGACTTTGGTGAACCTGTCCGAGGGGATGTCAGTCACAACTTTTTAGAACGGGTTGAGTAGAGATGGTTCGAGAGAAACGAGAAAACTGCTGAGCCGGTTGatgaaatatcctccaaccacttgggacgAGATCCATAATGCTTAATGTGTTGAAGTACGAGCAGATGAGGATGACCTCAATAGACCAACCCATCGGCTCACCTcgctacaagccgagtccaaaAAAGAACGAAGAGACAACATTAGGAGTGATCACTCGGTCTTACGACCCAACAGGGAAAGACATCAGCCATACGTCAGGGCCCACGCCCCACCTTCCCCCTGATATGAAGAAGACCCATCTAGGCCGAGGATAGGGATTCACTGAAATGACAGAGTATGCATCCTTATTATCTACTCGCAACTTTTGTGTATCACCTACAAAAATAGTCTATGATCTGGAGAAACTCGAAAAGAAGGTAAAGTGGTCGCCGAAGATGAGGTCCGATCCGAGCACTAGAAAATCTGATGCCCTCTATGAGTTCCACCATGAGTTCCACTAGGAACGTGGGCACAAAATAGAAGGTTGCATCACCCTCAGGTAAGAAGTTGTAAACATGTTGTTGCGgggacacctcaaagagctgATAAGCGACAATGAGAGGAATAAATTAGCCAGAGGACGTGAACACCAAGGTCCGCCGAAGCCGTCATCACCAGCTCGTACTATCCACATAATCATCGGCGGCAGCGGCGACGCTTCCATTAACGGCATTATATTCATCTCCACTCACAAGCTCAAGCGATCTATCACCTACAGATGGTGTGAcggactcgaagaaagtatcatcttcaacGAATCAAATGCTGATGGTTTGATCCCTCATAATGATACACTCATCATTACTTTGCACATTTTAGATACTGATGTCAACCATATTATGGTGGACGATGGAAGTGGAGCGTGTTTCATAATCCATCCCCGAGTCCTCACCCAAATGAGACTCGAGGATAAAATAGTGTCGCTCTACATCACGTTAACCAGTTTTAATAATGCATTTGAGCGGACATCGAGAGAAATTACACTCCTCATCTTTATCGGTGGTGTAATGCTAGAGACGACATTCTacatcatggaccaggccacCACGTACAATGCCATAGTAGGACAACCATGGATACATCCCATGAGAGATATCCCTTCCATCCTATACCAAGTAGTTAAATTCCTAACACTTTGGGGGATATTCAGCATACACGGAGAACAACGTACATCTCGAGAGTGCTACCGCATTGCCTTGGACAACACGATAACCCAACAGAAAAAGACAATGAAAAAGAGGCATAACAATCAACAGGGCCGAGGTCGACGCAAGAAGAGACTATGGACTTCATTATGGATCCCGAAATGGTCGAGGCTGCGGACTCTGCCATAGAAGACCTCAACACCGTTTAATTAGACCCCAATAACTGTAGCAAAAATTCCTACATCAGCCGCAAACTCCGAGAACCAAGTAAATTAAGTCAATTCTTAATAACTAATGCAGATTTATTTGccttcagccatgcagatatACCGGGCATCCTCAGGGAGATCGCCGCACACAAATTAAATGTCGACCCGTTATACCACAGTAAGGCAGGTCAGACATAAATTCAATCCTGCCATCAACAATGCCGTCCGCGCAGAGGTGGAGAAACTATTAGAAAATGGCTCCATTAGAGAGTCGAAGTACCCCAAATGGATTGCCAACATagtgatggtcaaaaagaaaaatgggaaataaTGGATGTGCGTGGATTTCACGGTCTTGAACAAAGCATGCTCGAACGCACGAGATGCTAAGTTTCTTGGAAGCGTACTCAGGATATAACCAGATACTTATGGAAGAAGATGGCAAGAAGAAAACTACGTTCATCACCTACCAAGGAAAATATTGCTATAAGGTTATGCCATTTGGACTGAAGAATGCGAGGGCTACGTATCAAAGACTGGTCACGAGGATGTTCAAAGATCAGCTCGGCAAGACCATGGAAGTATATATcgacgacatgctggtcaaatccATAAAGGAATAGGACTATATCGACCATTTGAATAAATTCTTCGACATACTAAGACGGTACGGAATGAAACTAAACCTGGAGAAATACGCATTTGGCACAGCCTCTGGAAAGTTCTTGGGCTTCTTAGTGTCACAACGGGGGATCGAGGTCAACACAGACCAAATAAAAGCTATCAAAGGAATACCAGAGCTCTTAACTACTAAGAAACAAGTCCAAAGGTTGACTGGTCGAATCGTCGCCTTATCGAGATTCATCTCAAGGTCGTGCGACAAATGTCACAAATTTGTCAGCTTGCTCAAAAAGGACAACGACCTAGAATGGACGCCCGAGTGCGTACAAGCTCTGCGAGAACTGAAGATGTATCTCTCATCACCGCCTCTTCTTTTAAAGCCCGAACTCGGGGGACATCTCTTCGTCTATCTGGCCATCTCCGAAGTAGCAGTAAGTGCAATCCTAATCCGAGaaagcaaaggtatgcaatctcccatctattacattagcaaaatacTCGTCGACACCGAGACTAGGTACCCGCACCTCGAGAACTGCCTTGGAACCAGtcatagcttcacgaaagcttagaccctatttACAGTGCCACCCTATTTCGGTCGTTACCATATTTCTCCTAAGAGGCATTTTGCATAAACCTAAGCTATCGGGGAGGCTGGCCAAGTGGGCCATCGAGCTAAGCGAGCATGATATCATATATCAGCCGCGAATGAtgataaagtcacaagtgctcGGTGACTTCGTCTCATACTTCAGTGCAAAGATAGTGTCTGAAGTCGAGAAGGAACCCGTCCAAGATTCCGTCCAAACATAAGATATGTGGGTCCTATACACCTACGACATATCCAACATTTTTGGATCCGGACTGAGACTCGTACTCGAGGTCCCTACAGGCAAagtaattcgccagtccataagattTCCGGAtataactaacaacgaggctgagtatGTGGCCGTAATTATAGTATTGaggctagcactcaagtatgGGGCGAAGCGGTTGAAACTCTCCTATAATTCCCAtatcgtagtcaaccaagtcatgtggactttccaaatcaaagagCAAAGGTTGCAAAAAGATTAGACCGAGATTTGTAAGCAACTGCCCGAGTTTGACGGATGCCTTCTCGACCAGATCCCGCGTGCGCAGAATGCCGAAACGGACGGACTCGCCAAATTGGCCGCAACTACCAAAAGCATCATGATCGGGGATAAAAGTgtagtccacctcctcaactcatcgctagacaaatcgaggtaagaactgTAAGCTTAACTTAGGACTGGCACAGTCATATTATTGCCTATTTACAGGATGTCGCACTCCcaaacaacaaaaaaaaagtcAAGAATCTGAGAATGCAGCTAGCCAGATACAGCCTCCTCCACAACGACCTGCATAAGAGGACATACAACGACCCTTTAGCGAAATGTTTGGGCCTAAACCAAACCTAGCGCGTCCTtgaagaagtccatgaaggccatTGCGATGCTTAATCTGGCAATAGAGCGCTCGTTAGGCGTCTCATACGGGTAGGATACTATTGGCCTACCATGAAAAAGGATGCCTTAGAGCCCATGAAGAAATACGAGCAATATCAGAAATACGCCCCAATAATTTACCAAGCAGACGAACATCTCCACTGAGTTACCTCTCTATGGCCATTAATCAAATGGTGAATAAACACTGTAGGCCCCCTCCCATTAGGATGAGGTAATGtacgattccttttggttttaaatgaatatttctctaaatgggtagaagtaTAAGCGTTCGCCCAAATACGCTAACAAGAGGTAATCACTTTTATATTGAGGAACATCATCTGTCGATTTTGCCTACCCAAGGAGTTCAGCTTTGACAACGGACCCAGTTCACGGTAAGGCTGTCCAACAggacgggacgtcccgtcccgtcccacttaattttaaacgggatgggcccatgttaaacgggacacgggatgggacggaATGGCTATTTCGTCCCGTTTATCCCTTCCCATTTCGTCCCGTCCCGCGTCCCTTTTTTTGAATTATAGCCGTTGGGCAACGActataattgcaaaaatagtCGTTCCCAACGGCAAAAAAGGGCCATATTtggctcccccccccccccccccaaaaaaaaaacacCCCTACCCCCAAAATTTTAATATAAtccctaagtttattaaattataatttggccctattttctactataaataccccaatccttcttcatttctttccacaaaaataaatcattctctctcaaatctattacattctatctatattattctctcaattttctcgcaatcaagtgataagttttaagtatttggacaaatttttggagcaactttcaagcttcaaattaattcttcaagtatttggagcaatattttgcgcaatttcttcaagttttaatatttaatcacggtgcactcgttctatatcctaattttaatatatattttttgcgcattattttagtgcttaatttttgtgtttactttacgtgttctattttcgtatttcaattgttttttaaatttttgtgttaactttttaaatttaatttcgtatttaaattatgTCACCTAAAAACGTATTTGacgtattttaaaaaaaatagtaaaggtgaaagtagtagtaatcctaatcctagcccttctcctataattagaaaacatatagatgaaatgactcatgttgatgaaacttcatttTTCCGAAccccgcatgttataatattaatttcggagaataactagatcatgaaactttacaaagataatttggcaatgatatttttattgaggacgaagaaaataaggaagaagaattagatgaaacaCCCACTAGTCCCGCAACACAAGCTCCAACTCAGAGTCAATCTCGGTCCGGAGCTTTACCCCCTGTACCTCTTGTAAGGGGTAAGCCTAAGGGTGAACGTCCCAAAACATCACTTGTATGGAAATTTTTTAAACATGATAAAGTCAATTAACGTGCTACCTGTGAAATATGTAAGCAACGATTTGCGCACACCAAAAgtggagggagcgtggcaaggcttttccaacactttcaataatggcccgagatatccttgctattcaagcatcatcagtagcatcggagagtACTTTTAGCGCGACAAtatttcaaatcggagatcatagacattcattagcggaggacagcctaaagatttccgtattattcagagattggattaattcagaaagaagaaatcttggttttgaaaaattaaccactagggaagaagaagaagaatataatgagatacttagcactgggagcaaaaacggcatggaactcatggaacatcaatcaacattgccaattccagaacaatgtccgagagaaattatagataagttacaacgaagttatataggagcttacaaatattagtatgataatttgttattggctactaagaggcctagttcaaacagaacccttcctagaaggtggctgcgtagattaggtgctcttcaaaagaattatatttgtatgtgagatttgaaagttctattaataaaataaaaggctctaagcgttgaatttattttatgaattgtcttacactcttacttagttattTAATggattaaaattatattaaataaattataactctattatatatttataattgctagaatattttattacaagtattttattttaatattttataattctttacttagtttcctaatttttgtttaatttttaaatttattaaataagtcaaaaaactagatgttgcaaactttaaaaacttagtcattgtcaaaagaatatctgttgccaaactcaatgcttaaataatttttttttaaaatggcacttaaggcccgcgaacccgtcccgtctcgtcccgtcccatcccgtttgttagcgggacgggatgggcctaccgtccgtcccgtcccgtcccgtttgttagcgggacgggatgggcctaccattttgccccgtttgtcccgtcccgtttcgtcctgccaccgtcccggctaaatgtcgtcccgtcccgtcccgtcctgtTGTACAGCCATAGTTCACAGGGAAGAAAACTATCGAATTCTTCGAGAAATGACATATTAAGAGGATACTTTCAACCCCGTATCACCCATCAGGTAACGATCAGGTATAATCCTCCAACAAATCCATATTacacatcatgaagaaaaagctcgaAGGCGCCCTGAGACTGTGGCCAGAGATACTGCCAGAAGTACTATAGGCATATAGAACAACTCTGAAGACGAGCACAAGAGAGATGCCTTAATCTTTGGTCTATGGGACCAAGGCAGCGATACttgtcgaagtcggagaaccgagCCTAAGGTACTCCCACGAAAGCGGTACTAGTAATGATGAGAGTAGAAAGCACGAACTCGACGAAATCGatgaacgaagagatatggcgtaCATAAGGATGGTCGCCCAAAAACAACAAGTAGAACActattacaacaagaaagcaaaCATTCGgccgctcaaagtcggggactatgtgCTCAAAGCCCAAACTCAAGTGACCAAAGATCAATGAGAAGGCAAGCTGGGAACCAACTAGGATGGCTCGTACAAAATCACAGCCAAAGCAAACAAAGGTTCGTTCCAAttagagacaatggaaggaaagcaacTACCGAAAAATTGGAACAttagccacctcaaatacttcaacttctaggGGAAGAAGTgcccccaagtcgtactcttttcccctcacttgagttttgtcccattagggttttctcaaggaggtttttaaggGGGTTAATAAGAGAACACTTTGAGTCGAAGTACGCAAAGGAAAGACTGTTTTTCTCTTTCATTGTCCGACTCCTCAATACTCTCCAAGTCAAACAATAAATGAACTAGGTAGACTGGGACTGGGACTGGGACTGGAACACCAGCTAACGCCCAAAATCTATAAATCTCTCCAACCATGTAACCAGAGCAATAACATCAAAGTAATAAGAAACTTACATTTATCAGGACACCTTTGTATGttaaggttaagttcgaccacgCACGAATAACAcatatcggccctcggccacgaTTTAACAAAAGGTTAGGTTCGACCACGCTctaacaacacctatcggcccccGTTTCGCCACCTTCTCCCTGAGGATAAGCGGTTTCATACCAGACGTCCTCATCGAGTTGGTCCACACCCTCTTCCCTATCCTCTTCATCACCCTGAGGCGTAGCGGTATCATATCCACAAGTGACTCGAGCTTTACGAGACTTAACCCGGACATCCTCAAGGGCAGCCTCATGAATGGACCCCGTTGTATGCAAATCTCGAAATACATCTAACTGGGCCTCGATATGGACCTATTCTTCATATAACTCCCGAGGTATATTGGGAAAATTAGAAGTGTTGGAAGAGTATGGTCGTGCAAGTAGTTGAGCCTTCTCGGCCTCTAGAGCGGTCACTCGATCATGAAGAACTGAGTCGTCTTTCTCCGGCTCCGCGATCCTCTCCGTGAGCTGGTCTTCTTTAGATCTCACCGTTGATTGATCATTTTCCCGCTCGGCTCGAAGAGTCTTATTTGCCAACTCAAACATATCCTCCTTCCTCTGAGCGTCCAAACAAGAGGACTCCGACTTCTCAAGTTTATCTTATTTCTCGACGATCTCGCCGTTGTGGGCCTCTACCTGAAACCGACACTCTTCTAGTTGCCCTTGCAATTCAACCACTTGAGCTTGAAGATCACTACATTGGGTCTCTACGCCCATGTTAACCTCAAGTCCCTATTTCCTACTCCTTAACGTCCCCTCGAGGACGCTACACTTCTCAATGGCTTGCACCAACTCATCGTCCCCCTTCTTTAGATCGCCCCTCAAGTCTTGCATGTCACTACCTTCGCAAAACCGACTGCGAACCGATACTTACTGCGATACTCAAATTATTTATCTTTCAGTTTTACAAATATCTCTTTAAACCTCTTCTCTCTCCGGGTGCTCTCAATCTCCAAAATCACCGCCTGCAAACATTAAAAAGAAAAAGTCAGAACAAAGAGCCCCCTGAAAAACATGAAAAAAGGTCGAATCACAAACACTCACCCTAAGAGCGAGGCCAACAATGCTCCTCGACAAGGTACTAACATCTATTTTCTTAAAGGTCTTACCCTCAACTGCAGAACATAGAGGACCAAGGGCAGGGACTACCTCCTCGGTGTTCACTAATAAGTTACGATCCATAGGTATCGCAATAGTCCTTGTAGACCCCTCCAACCTTACATCGAGCTGAGTAAGCCCCTCTTCAATCATCCTCAGGTCATCCGCATCAACATCGAAACCTGATTCATCGCCCTCTTCAGCGATTGCTTTTGCCCCTTCCGTCTGCAGGCAAAGAGGTATCAGCGGTCGTCCGAGAGGTCGAAGCCTTCTCTCGCCACGAAGGTTCAAGAACGTTGGCAGTCGCCCTCTCAGTCTCCATCACCTCAAAATGAAAAGATACGTCTACGTTGGCTTCCATCAGCCTCGAAGCCTCGAGACTCAGTTCAACATCGTCTCGCATAAGAATCGTCATCGTCTCGCGCAACGAGAAGTCCTCTTCTGCCGCACCAGTGGCTATGGCAACTCCGGCACGCGCATCCCCAGATCTCCTATTTCGAGGTTGGAGATCTCCGTCACTGGTAGATGTCTCACCGTCCTCGTCAATGAGAGAGTAGAGAGGAGGAGTAGAAATCACAACGGCCGAAGCGGAGGCGAAAGCGTCTACGGGTGGAATGGGAACAAAGACAAGATCAGTTGTAGTCGAAGCAAGGGCGGAGACTGAAAGTGTATTGGCCTTCCTCTTTCGAAATGAGGGTGCAGGAGATCTCGACCTCCTCGTAGACCCCCTGATCAAAACTAAAGAAAAATGGGAAAGGGAAAACACATTAAAGGTAACAGACATGGGCGAAAAAATC
Encoded proteins:
- the LOC138908202 gene encoding uncharacterized protein, translated to MLLRGHLKELISDNERNKLARGREHQGPPKPSSPARTIHIIIGGSGDASINGIIFISTHKLKRSITYRWCDGLEESIIFNESNADGLIPHNDTLIITLHILDTDVNHIMVDDGSGACFIIHPRVLTQMRLEDKIVSLYITLTSFNNAFERTSREITLLIFIGGVMLETTFYIMDQATTYNAIVGQPWIHPMRDIPSILYQVVKFLTLWGIFSIHGEQRTSRECYRIALDNTITQQKKTMKKRHNNQQGRGRRKKRLWTSLWIPKWSRLRTLP